Proteins co-encoded in one Chionomys nivalis chromosome 6, mChiNiv1.1, whole genome shotgun sequence genomic window:
- the C6H1orf146 gene encoding protein SPO16 homolog — METSGGKEKIKWTTTIIISSSLKNYEIATALENRSHKVRYSDTLERGSIVFSLSGVAFLLMDAKECISTEEIFLTKIEKFINIHQNSFLVLFAPLHGPEEWNLMFRIHQRFLGSNLRILPVHNTLNAADLMCTIAKTASKPALDSICYRMVATKAYIIEQSPVWRTLQKIKLSTDSVSPDSEF, encoded by the exons ATGGAGACAagtggaggaaaggaaaagataaagtgGACAACCACCATTATTATCAGCTCATCTCTTAAG AATTATGAAATTGCAACTGCCCTAGAAAATCGAAGCCACAAGGTTCGGTACTCAGATACATTGGAAAGAGGATCGATTGTCTTCTCTCTGTCTG GAGTTGCATTTTTATTGATGGATGCTAAAGAATGTATATCAACGGAGGAAATATTTCTAACCAAAATTGAGAAGTTTATTAACATTCACCAGAATAGTTTTTTGGTTCTGTTTGCCCCACTGCATGGGCCTGAAGAATGGAATCTCATGTTCAGGATTCATCAGAG GTTCTTGGGCAGTAACTTACGAATACTTCCTGTACACAACACATTAAATGCTGCTGACCTCATGTGCACTATAGCTAAG ACTGCCTCCAAGCCAGCCTTAGACAGCATCTGCTATAGAATGGTGGCAACCAAAGCTTACATCATAGAGCAAAGCCCTGTTTGGAGAACACTCCAAAAGATAAAACTGAGTACTGATTCAGTTAGTCCAGATTCAGAGTTTTGA